One part of the Maridesulfovibrio sp. genome encodes these proteins:
- the pyrH gene encoding UMP kinase, with the protein MDKLRYSRVMIKLSGEALAGDQQFGIKPSAISQFAGEIAEVAKKGLQIALVIGGGNIFRGMSDSAKGMDRASADYMGMLATIMNALAVQDALEKMGCDTRVMSAIPMQAVAEPYIRRRAVRHLEKGRVVICAAGTGNPYFTTDTAAALRAMELKTEAIIKATKVDGVYDKDPMKHNDAVKFESITYLETLEKRLGVMDSTATSLAMDNNMPIIVFNLFEKGNIERVVKGEQIGTIVHGG; encoded by the coding sequence ATGGACAAGTTGCGCTATTCACGGGTAATGATCAAACTCAGCGGTGAGGCATTGGCAGGCGATCAGCAGTTCGGTATAAAACCTTCAGCGATAAGCCAGTTTGCTGGTGAAATCGCAGAGGTTGCTAAGAAAGGACTCCAGATCGCACTGGTTATCGGCGGCGGTAATATTTTCCGCGGTATGTCCGATTCTGCGAAAGGCATGGACCGTGCTTCAGCCGATTACATGGGAATGCTCGCTACCATCATGAATGCACTTGCAGTTCAGGATGCTCTTGAAAAAATGGGCTGTGATACACGAGTCATGTCCGCTATTCCCATGCAGGCCGTTGCTGAGCCTTATATTCGCCGCAGGGCCGTACGCCACCTTGAAAAAGGCAGGGTGGTCATTTGTGCAGCCGGTACAGGTAACCCTTACTTCACTACTGATACCGCAGCAGCACTCAGGGCTATGGAACTCAAGACCGAGGCTATCATCAAGGCAACCAAAGTAGACGGTGTTTACGATAAAGACCCGATGAAGCACAATGATGCAGTAAAATTTGAATCTATCACCTACCTTGAGACTCTTGAAAAGAGACTGGGCGTAATGGACTCCACAGCCACTTCACTGGCCATGGACAACAACATGCCCATCATTGTTTTCAACCTTTTCGAGAAAGGAAATATCGAACGGGTTGTAAAAGGTGAGCAGATCGGAACAATTGTTCACGGAGGATAA
- a CDS encoding fumarylacetoacetate hydrolase family protein — MKVYRISHGNRVFYATLEEGYFKSLITGNTSPVPIPASECTILPIVVPSKIVCVGLNYKAHAAELDMKIPDEPMIFLKPPSAIIGNNDAIVIPSASQQVDYEGELAVVIGQTTKNVLPQDIDPFIFGYACANDVTARDFQRKDTLFTRAKGFDTFAPIGPCIETDTDVNELGIRTIVNDKVRQEGTVADMQYSPAELLSYISHHMTLNPGDVILTGTPPGIGPLKAGDRVEVEIEGIGKLSNPVVDDDSLKTPMQ, encoded by the coding sequence ATGAAAGTTTACAGGATCAGTCATGGCAACAGAGTTTTTTATGCCACATTAGAGGAAGGTTATTTCAAGAGCCTGATAACAGGAAACACAAGTCCTGTACCTATTCCGGCCTCTGAATGTACTATTCTGCCTATTGTGGTGCCCTCCAAGATTGTCTGCGTAGGTCTTAATTACAAGGCTCATGCAGCAGAACTCGACATGAAGATTCCCGATGAACCCATGATTTTCCTTAAACCTCCGTCCGCTATAATCGGCAATAATGATGCTATCGTCATCCCTTCTGCATCCCAGCAGGTGGATTATGAAGGAGAACTGGCGGTTGTTATCGGCCAAACCACAAAGAACGTACTGCCACAGGACATCGATCCTTTTATATTCGGCTATGCCTGCGCCAATGATGTAACCGCGAGGGATTTCCAGCGTAAGGATACCCTTTTCACCCGCGCTAAAGGCTTTGATACTTTTGCTCCCATCGGCCCCTGCATTGAGACCGATACAGATGTCAACGAACTCGGCATACGAACCATAGTTAATGATAAGGTTCGCCAGGAAGGTACTGTCGCTGACATGCAGTACAGCCCGGCGGAACTGCTCAGCTACATTTCGCACCACATGACCCTCAATCCCGGCGATGTGATCCTTACCGGCACCCCCCCGGGGATAGGCCCCCTTAAAGCCGGAGACCGGGTAGAAGTCGAGATTGAAGGTATTGGCAAGCTCAGCAACCCTGTTGTTGATGACGATTCTTTGAAAACGCCTATGCAGTAG
- the fusA gene encoding elongation factor G: MSEALQNQRTFALVGHGGCGKTSTAEMILFSAGVIDRLGKIEEGTTALDTEPEEIKRRGSIQSGFAGYTWDKNDHYLIDTPGDANFCGDLPYSLAASDGVVFTIDAVDGVKPLSRKAWAAVKKANLPTVIFINKMDRDRADFDSAFDSLNSSLGISPVLLYYPIGIKENFKGVVDMLSGQAYLFEEDGKVSKSDIPADIADEVEVLRETMIENIAESDEELMEKYLEEGELTPDEIAKGLTAGVMNRSLFPVCVGSALENKGGSFLLNMIQTYLPSPLAHAPWQGEDGETRESTPDGPAACFVFKTLADPFAGQLTVCRVLSGTVSGDMTLTNTNTGVKERMGNIQLMVGKEQKPLKKKVGPGAIITLAKLKETFTGDTLCDDSHKFTLEKPQLAPQLITFALSPAEKGDEDKVFQAIQKLLAEDINLSLSRDGESGDILLSGMGQNHIEISVEKAKRRYKAEIVLNAPKVPYRETIKGSAEVQGRFKKQSGGRGQFGDCWIKLEPQKKGEGYEFVNSIVGGVIPKQYIPAVDKGVQEAAQKGFLAGSQIIDFKVTLYDGSYHSVDSSEMAFKVAGSMAFKKACEKAGVALLEPLMNVVVEVPDEFMGDIIGDLSSRRGKVLGSDSTAGVTEVKAHVPMSEILKYAPDLRSMTGGQGTFTMELSHYEECPPPIAQKVIEEYNAGREE; the protein is encoded by the coding sequence ATGTCTGAAGCTTTACAAAACCAAAGGACTTTTGCACTTGTGGGCCACGGCGGTTGTGGCAAAACCTCTACCGCCGAGATGATTCTTTTTAGTGCCGGCGTCATCGACAGACTCGGAAAAATCGAGGAAGGTACGACTGCCCTCGATACCGAACCAGAAGAAATCAAGCGCCGCGGTTCCATACAGTCCGGATTCGCCGGATACACATGGGACAAAAACGATCACTATCTCATCGACACTCCGGGCGATGCAAACTTTTGCGGTGACCTGCCCTACTCTCTAGCAGCGTCCGACGGCGTTGTCTTTACCATCGACGCCGTGGACGGAGTCAAGCCCCTTTCGCGCAAGGCATGGGCAGCAGTAAAAAAAGCAAACCTTCCCACCGTTATTTTCATCAATAAGATGGACCGAGACCGCGCAGATTTCGATTCTGCTTTTGACAGCTTAAACTCTTCACTCGGCATCAGCCCCGTACTGCTGTATTATCCCATCGGAATCAAGGAAAATTTCAAAGGCGTAGTGGATATGCTTTCCGGTCAGGCTTATCTGTTCGAAGAGGACGGAAAAGTCTCCAAAAGTGATATCCCTGCCGATATCGCAGACGAAGTTGAAGTTCTGCGTGAGACCATGATTGAAAACATCGCTGAAAGCGATGAAGAGCTCATGGAAAAATATCTTGAAGAAGGTGAACTTACTCCTGATGAAATTGCAAAAGGACTGACAGCCGGTGTAATGAACCGCAGTCTGTTCCCGGTATGCGTTGGGTCTGCTCTTGAAAACAAAGGCGGTTCTTTCCTCTTGAACATGATTCAGACTTATCTGCCTTCCCCCCTCGCCCATGCTCCGTGGCAGGGAGAAGACGGCGAAACCCGCGAATCCACGCCGGACGGACCTGCTGCCTGCTTTGTTTTCAAAACCCTCGCCGACCCATTCGCCGGACAGCTTACCGTCTGCCGTGTTCTTTCCGGAACCGTCAGCGGTGACATGACCCTGACCAACACCAATACCGGCGTCAAAGAAAGAATGGGTAATATACAGCTGATGGTTGGCAAGGAGCAGAAACCGCTCAAAAAAAAGGTCGGCCCCGGCGCAATTATCACCCTTGCCAAGCTAAAGGAAACATTCACCGGCGACACGCTCTGCGACGACTCGCATAAATTCACCCTGGAAAAACCGCAGCTTGCTCCGCAGCTGATAACCTTTGCGCTATCCCCGGCGGAAAAAGGAGACGAAGACAAAGTTTTTCAGGCCATCCAGAAACTTCTCGCAGAAGACATCAACCTCAGCCTTTCCCGTGATGGAGAATCCGGTGACATCCTGCTTTCCGGTATGGGGCAAAACCATATTGAAATATCTGTAGAAAAAGCAAAGCGCCGCTATAAGGCAGAGATAGTGCTGAATGCACCGAAAGTACCATATCGTGAAACCATCAAGGGTTCCGCAGAAGTTCAGGGACGATTCAAGAAACAGTCCGGTGGACGCGGGCAGTTCGGCGACTGCTGGATCAAGCTTGAACCTCAGAAAAAGGGTGAAGGATACGAATTTGTCAATAGTATTGTCGGTGGTGTAATTCCTAAACAATACATCCCCGCTGTTGACAAAGGAGTTCAGGAAGCGGCCCAGAAAGGTTTTCTTGCCGGCTCACAGATTATCGACTTTAAAGTCACCCTGTACGATGGCTCCTACCATTCTGTTGACTCTTCGGAAATGGCGTTCAAGGTTGCCGGATCAATGGCTTTCAAGAAAGCCTGCGAAAAGGCCGGGGTTGCCCTGCTTGAACCATTGATGAACGTTGTGGTTGAAGTGCCTGATGAGTTCATGGGTGATATCATCGGTGACCTTTCATCCCGCCGCGGCAAAGTACTCGGTTCCGACTCCACTGCCGGGGTAACAGAGGTCAAAGCGCATGTGCCCATGTCTGAAATTCTGAAGTACGCACCGGATCTGCGCTCCATGACTGGTGGACAGGGAACTTTCACTATGGAACTCTCGCATTATGAAGAGTGTCCGCCGCCCATCGCACAAAAAGTCATTGAAGAATACAATGCGGGCAGGGAAGAATAA
- a CDS encoding SH3 domain-containing protein: MSLRLVGNLIVCFIVCLIVTACVPKKTNQTAVVETIRKQETVIIAPVVTGTALMRSNVREVSSSEADIVDIIPKNMQVELIGKNGNWYRIKRMNGAGRPGFVYHKLINLDFGNYLGTQGCNKEKTVVFESPNDKSPTVRVIQPQTKFDIIGIENGFYHIRGADFEGYAYTKVCVADPLSPIAKTETKILTTQVSGTPAEQKIAAAKNEKKKIQPRFNTTTKKNTVKKRSSGDNQAAMAIFGAFAQALLTGGGGQQNMTQPHKTTNDNIIDILKTLDNSKELAKKTVEIREDMLSALNETRALQSLVGATVSAMNQNYKAAIDTAQGVSSTGMKKISIKAFIKDLAYEPTDSIEGAAVKIAENGRALKTLETSIKSEADNFANLNSQQIQNLDSIISSFSTNLHASNALYDMSMDKSANIILSIDRALGAYAEKGQQMNEEVTKQLTIIGLSIAELVTQISNAQNNPVGAIAAIPRLMDTMDQFETMQTLFNDFEKDFNYIEENSVLIAKQGKNIAGTIMTARRKNTQVTTMLESYYRQKMELSSRLKEKLVHQAADGFKQVEEKAASVALAEDMLD; encoded by the coding sequence ATGTCATTAAGATTGGTTGGCAACCTGATAGTCTGTTTTATCGTCTGTCTGATTGTGACTGCGTGCGTTCCTAAAAAAACAAATCAGACCGCAGTAGTCGAAACAATCAGAAAGCAGGAAACCGTTATCATAGCACCTGTTGTGACGGGAACCGCTCTCATGAGAAGCAATGTCCGGGAAGTTTCTTCTTCAGAAGCGGATATAGTAGATATTATCCCTAAAAATATGCAGGTTGAGCTAATCGGCAAAAACGGAAACTGGTACAGAATCAAACGAATGAACGGAGCAGGCAGACCCGGATTTGTTTACCACAAGCTGATCAATCTTGATTTTGGCAATTATCTGGGTACGCAGGGGTGCAATAAAGAAAAAACGGTCGTATTCGAAAGCCCAAACGATAAATCGCCAACTGTGAGAGTTATACAACCTCAGACCAAGTTTGATATCATTGGTATTGAGAACGGATTCTATCATATACGGGGAGCGGACTTTGAAGGATATGCTTATACGAAAGTCTGCGTGGCCGATCCACTCAGTCCGATTGCCAAAACCGAAACCAAAATTTTAACAACACAGGTTTCCGGAACTCCTGCTGAGCAAAAAATAGCCGCTGCGAAAAATGAAAAGAAAAAGATCCAGCCAAGATTCAATACTACAACAAAGAAAAACACTGTAAAAAAAAGAAGCAGTGGCGACAATCAAGCCGCAATGGCAATTTTCGGAGCTTTTGCACAGGCCCTGCTCACAGGGGGCGGGGGCCAACAGAATATGACCCAGCCCCACAAAACGACTAACGATAACATAATCGACATCCTAAAAACGCTGGATAACAGCAAAGAACTGGCTAAAAAAACCGTTGAAATACGAGAAGACATGCTGAGCGCACTTAATGAAACCCGCGCTCTTCAATCACTGGTTGGAGCAACGGTCTCTGCCATGAACCAGAACTACAAAGCGGCAATTGATACTGCCCAAGGTGTCAGCTCGACAGGAATGAAAAAAATATCCATAAAAGCTTTCATCAAGGATCTCGCATATGAACCCACTGACTCAATTGAGGGAGCGGCGGTAAAAATTGCTGAGAATGGAAGAGCGCTTAAGACATTAGAAACCAGCATTAAATCCGAAGCGGACAACTTCGCCAATCTAAACTCACAGCAGATCCAAAATCTTGACTCCATAATCAGCTCTTTCTCAACCAACCTCCATGCATCCAATGCTCTATACGACATGAGCATGGACAAATCGGCAAATATCATTCTCAGCATTGACCGGGCTTTGGGAGCATACGCTGAAAAGGGCCAGCAAATGAATGAAGAAGTCACAAAACAATTAACCATCATCGGACTTTCCATAGCTGAACTTGTTACACAGATAAGCAATGCCCAGAATAATCCAGTCGGTGCTATAGCTGCCATTCCGCGGCTCATGGACACTATGGATCAGTTTGAAACCATGCAGACTCTGTTCAATGATTTTGAAAAAGACTTCAACTATATTGAAGAAAACTCTGTTCTGATAGCCAAACAAGGAAAAAATATAGCCGGAACCATCATGACCGCGCGACGCAAAAACACGCAGGTTACAACCATGTTGGAATCATACTACCGGCAAAAAATGGAATTGAGCAGCAGACTGAAGGAAAAACTCGTCCATCAGGCTGCAGACGGATTTAAACAGGTGGAAGAAAAAGCTGCGTCTGTTGCGCTGGCTGAAGACATGCTAGACTAA
- the tsf gene encoding translation elongation factor Ts encodes MAITAQMVKALREKTGVGMMDCKKALAESAGDEEKAIKYLREKGLAKAAKKAGRATSEGLVGTYTHSNGKLVAMVELKCETDFVAKAEQFIQLSKDLAMQVAATNPVCVKPEDLPQDLLEKEKEIYKQQAIAEGKPENIAEKIVEGRVNKYYKEVCLLEQPFIKDDKKTIKDLLNDTIAVLGENMQIGRFARINLAEAAADESEAE; translated from the coding sequence ATGGCTATTACCGCACAGATGGTTAAGGCCCTGCGCGAAAAAACCGGCGTAGGAATGATGGATTGCAAAAAAGCCCTCGCAGAAAGCGCTGGCGACGAAGAAAAAGCAATCAAATACCTGCGTGAAAAAGGTCTCGCCAAGGCAGCCAAGAAAGCAGGCCGCGCAACCAGTGAAGGTCTCGTTGGCACTTACACCCACAGCAACGGCAAACTCGTTGCTATGGTTGAGCTCAAGTGTGAAACCGACTTCGTTGCTAAAGCTGAGCAGTTCATTCAGCTTTCCAAAGACCTCGCTATGCAGGTGGCAGCAACCAACCCTGTTTGTGTAAAGCCTGAAGATCTGCCCCAGGATCTGCTTGAGAAAGAAAAAGAAATCTACAAGCAGCAGGCAATTGCCGAAGGCAAGCCTGAAAACATCGCTGAAAAGATCGTTGAAGGTCGTGTAAACAAATACTACAAAGAAGTATGCCTTCTTGAACAGCCCTTCATCAAGGACGACAAGAAGACCATCAAAGACCTTCTCAACGACACCATTGCTGTTCTCGGTGAGAACATGCAGATCGGTCGCTTCGCCCGCATCAACCTTGCGGAAGCAGCTGCCGACGAAAGCGAAGCTGAATAA
- a CDS encoding isoprenyl transferase, with protein MMPRHIAVIMDGNGRWAKSRGLNRSEGHKAGTEAAKNIVTRCRELGIKHLTLYTFSKENWARPKDEVATLFDLLQVFLKKELSSLREQDIRLKILGELSEFPFGVRQVVAHTIKKTENCKSMTLNLALNYSGRDELVRACRKMISEGISGDLITEESLSDYLYTAGQPDPDLIIRTSGEQRLSNYLLYQAAYSELYFTDIYWPDFTPDELDRALAEFASRQRRFGKTGDQI; from the coding sequence ATGATGCCCCGACATATAGCTGTCATAATGGACGGTAATGGACGGTGGGCAAAATCAAGAGGACTGAACCGCAGTGAAGGCCACAAGGCCGGGACCGAAGCAGCAAAAAATATAGTTACCCGGTGCCGTGAACTGGGCATCAAACATCTTACCCTGTATACCTTTTCCAAGGAAAACTGGGCCAGACCGAAAGATGAAGTAGCTACGCTCTTTGACCTTCTGCAAGTCTTCCTGAAAAAAGAACTGTCCAGTCTGCGTGAGCAGGACATCCGCCTGAAAATACTGGGGGAACTCTCTGAGTTCCCCTTCGGCGTAAGACAGGTTGTGGCCCACACCATAAAAAAGACAGAAAACTGCAAGTCCATGACCCTGAATCTGGCCCTGAATTATTCTGGCCGGGATGAACTGGTAAGGGCCTGTAGAAAAATGATTTCTGAAGGAATCAGTGGAGACCTAATTACCGAGGAATCACTGTCCGACTATCTATACACAGCTGGACAGCCAGATCCGGACCTGATTATACGCACAAGTGGTGAGCAGAGGCTTTCCAACTACCTGCTATATCAGGCCGCCTACTCGGAACTTTATTTCACCGATATATATTGGCCGGACTTCACTCCCGACGAGCTGGACAGAGCGCTGGCTGAATTTGCCAGTAGGCAACGCCGATTCGGAAAGACCGGCGATCAAATTTAA
- the frr gene encoding ribosome recycling factor, with translation MMIKEVLADGKKRMEGALTALENDFAKLRTGRAATSLVDSIPVDYYGTPTPINQVASVSIPDSRTIAIQPWDKGAFSLIEKALLQSDLGLNPVNDGKLLRINIPPLTEDRRKELVKIAKKYTEESKIALRNVRRDLNDSMKKLEKDKDISEDEQRKAQEDVQKMTDDYVKKCDAACVDKEKEILEI, from the coding sequence ATAATGATCAAAGAAGTTCTTGCCGATGGCAAAAAAAGAATGGAAGGCGCTCTTACAGCATTGGAAAACGATTTCGCGAAACTCCGCACCGGTCGTGCAGCCACATCGCTGGTGGATAGTATTCCTGTTGATTACTACGGCACCCCTACCCCTATCAACCAGGTGGCTTCCGTTTCCATACCGGACTCCCGTACCATTGCGATTCAGCCCTGGGATAAAGGAGCTTTCTCTCTTATCGAGAAAGCACTGCTCCAATCCGACCTCGGTTTGAACCCTGTTAACGACGGTAAACTGCTCCGCATCAACATCCCTCCTCTTACTGAAGATCGTCGTAAGGAGCTGGTAAAAATCGCAAAAAAATATACCGAAGAATCCAAGATTGCGCTGCGTAACGTTCGCCGTGACTTGAACGATTCCATGAAAAAGCTGGAAAAAGATAAGGATATCTCTGAAGACGAACAGCGCAAAGCGCAGGAAGATGTCCAGAAGATGACCGATGATTACGTCAAGAAATGTGATGCAGCATGCGTTGACAAAGAGAAGGAAATTCTGGAAATCTAA
- a CDS encoding lysophospholipid acyltransferase family protein has translation MSLIRTLFFYLVFFPATIFFSIVAIIGRNQTSSHWCERNWGRVVVWLCASTNRVDLSALDKNETYVFVVNHQSFYDIPLLFKYLAPWQFKFVAKKSLFDFPVFGHAMTAGNHISIDRHNRRQGMRDIQNAINVADSGLSPLIFPEGTRNPSPEVDGLMPFKTGGLVLAIKCQKPIAPVVMYGVNKVCKKHSLWMNPFQEVKIKALPPIDISDYKVRDRNKLKDQLEEVMGAAYAELKDE, from the coding sequence GTGAGCCTAATAAGAACTTTATTTTTCTATCTTGTATTTTTCCCGGCCACGATATTCTTTTCCATCGTAGCAATTATTGGCCGCAATCAGACTTCAAGCCACTGGTGCGAACGAAACTGGGGCCGTGTAGTCGTCTGGCTTTGTGCCAGCACAAACCGAGTTGATCTGAGTGCACTGGATAAGAATGAAACATATGTTTTCGTCGTCAACCACCAGAGTTTTTATGACATCCCCCTGCTGTTCAAATACCTTGCTCCGTGGCAATTCAAGTTCGTAGCCAAAAAATCCTTGTTCGATTTCCCGGTATTCGGGCACGCCATGACCGCAGGAAATCACATTTCAATCGACCGGCACAACCGCAGACAGGGAATGCGTGACATCCAGAACGCAATCAACGTTGCCGACAGCGGACTTTCCCCACTTATTTTCCCCGAAGGAACACGCAACCCATCACCTGAAGTCGATGGGTTGATGCCCTTTAAAACCGGCGGACTGGTTCTGGCTATTAAATGTCAGAAACCTATTGCTCCGGTGGTAATGTATGGAGTAAATAAAGTCTGTAAAAAACACAGCTTATGGATGAATCCTTTTCAGGAAGTAAAAATCAAGGCCCTCCCGCCCATTGATATTTCAGACTACAAAGTCCGTGACCGCAACAAGCTCAAAGACCAGCTTGAAGAAGTTATGGGAGCGGCTTACGCGGAGCTGAAAGATGAGTGA
- a CDS encoding ribonuclease J, translating to MSDPQLTVCPLGGLGEIGLNCMMLDTAESTVVIDCGLIFPDDALFGVDIAIPRFDHILTRKDTLKGIVLTHGHEDHIGALPWLLPYIDVPVYGSKFTLGLVENKLREHNLEDYVDLREVKPYDRIKLGDMHFNFFPVCHSIIEGYALGIETPVGRVIHTGDFKIDRNPLDGHATDLEAIRKFSEPGVTLLFSDSTNVEQDGYALTEQEIKNTMRDLFIEAEGRILVTLFSSHIQRMQEIFDLAGETGRKVGVSGKSLSRNIELARELGKLRFPGGTLIDLEDLPDYCDEEIVLLVTGSQGESLASLSRLSTGDHRQLSIKEGDLVLMSSRFIPGNTKAITRVINRLYKLGAEVLYEKVQGIHASGHAHREELRTMLETVRPKYFIPVHGEYRHLIKHARLAVETGVAPERSLVIEDGEPVTFLLHGIRFEENVPVQCTLVDGKGVGDVGQTVLKERQLLAGEGLVIVALVVDVMTGEILKGPEVASKGFVFEQQYSHLLEDAKCIVLDVFENIPPGHTNKLKERIRSALRRFFRKVLGRDPVVIPLVISLTGDEEKDIDAKCDKCML from the coding sequence ATGAGTGATCCGCAGCTAACCGTCTGCCCGCTTGGCGGATTGGGCGAAATAGGTCTTAACTGTATGATGCTGGATACCGCAGAAAGCACGGTGGTCATCGACTGCGGACTGATCTTCCCTGACGATGCTCTGTTCGGTGTGGATATCGCTATCCCACGTTTCGACCATATCCTGACCAGAAAGGATACCCTTAAAGGGATCGTCCTGACACATGGACATGAGGACCACATTGGAGCATTGCCATGGCTGCTGCCCTACATTGATGTTCCTGTCTACGGGTCCAAGTTTACCCTCGGACTGGTTGAAAACAAACTGCGGGAACACAATCTTGAAGACTATGTCGATCTGCGCGAGGTTAAACCTTACGACCGCATCAAACTCGGCGATATGCATTTCAACTTTTTCCCGGTCTGCCATTCTATTATTGAAGGTTACGCTCTGGGCATCGAGACTCCCGTGGGCAGAGTCATCCACACCGGTGATTTCAAAATAGACCGCAATCCGCTTGACGGACACGCCACCGACCTCGAAGCGATCAGAAAATTTTCAGAGCCGGGAGTAACCCTGCTCTTTTCAGATTCCACCAACGTGGAACAGGACGGCTATGCGCTGACCGAACAGGAAATCAAAAACACCATGCGCGATCTTTTCATAGAAGCTGAAGGACGCATTCTGGTGACTCTGTTTTCCAGCCATATCCAGCGCATGCAGGAAATATTCGACCTTGCCGGTGAAACCGGACGAAAAGTCGGGGTCAGCGGAAAATCCCTTTCCCGCAACATTGAGCTTGCCAGGGAACTGGGCAAACTGCGTTTCCCCGGCGGGACACTCATCGATCTTGAAGACCTCCCTGATTACTGCGACGAGGAAATAGTACTCCTTGTGACCGGATCACAAGGGGAATCTCTGGCTTCTCTGTCACGTCTTTCTACAGGAGACCACCGCCAGCTTTCCATTAAGGAAGGCGATCTTGTGCTCATGTCTTCGCGTTTCATTCCCGGCAACACCAAGGCTATCACAAGGGTTATCAACAGACTCTACAAACTTGGCGCGGAAGTTCTTTATGAAAAAGTTCAAGGGATCCACGCTTCAGGCCACGCGCACCGTGAAGAATTGCGGACCATGCTGGAAACAGTGCGTCCCAAATATTTCATCCCTGTCCATGGGGAATATAGACATCTGATCAAGCATGCACGACTCGCAGTTGAGACCGGAGTTGCCCCGGAAAGGTCACTGGTAATTGAAGATGGTGAGCCTGTTACATTTCTGCTTCACGGTATCCGTTTCGAAGAGAATGTCCCTGTTCAATGTACCTTGGTCGATGGCAAAGGCGTCGGCGATGTAGGACAGACCGTGCTCAAAGAACGCCAGCTGCTGGCGGGAGAGGGACTGGTCATCGTAGCACTTGTAGTCGATGTGATGACCGGTGAAATTCTTAAAGGTCCGGAAGTTGCTTCAAAGGGATTTGTCTTTGAACAGCAGTACTCACATTTACTGGAAGATGCCAAATGCATAGTCCTTGATGTTTTTGAAAACATACCCCCGGGACACACAAATAAACTTAAAGAACGCATCAGGTCCGCCTTGCGCCGTTTCTTCCGCAAGGTTCTGGGACGTGATCCCGTTGTTATTCCGCTGGTAATATCACTGACAGGTGACGAGGAAAAAGACATCGACGCCAAATGCGATAAATGCATGCTCTAA
- the rpsB gene encoding 30S ribosomal protein S2, which produces MAYVTMKQMLETGVHFGHQTRRWNPKMRPYIFGARNGIHIMDLQQTVKLFRKAHDFIADSVAKGGKVLFIGTKRQAQEAIAAEASRAGMFHVTHRWMGGTLTNFQTIKKSIDRLKKLEEMFEDGTINRFPKKEIVMMGREVKKLNLALGGIKDLNGSPSVAFVIDPKREQIAIQECRKLGIPVVAVVDSNCDPDMVDYIIPGNDDAIRAIKLFAAHMADACLEGAARRKEDKAMEAEETKAAEKAVETEAKAEETPQEAK; this is translated from the coding sequence ATGGCATATGTAACTATGAAACAAATGCTGGAGACCGGCGTTCACTTCGGTCACCAGACCCGCAGATGGAATCCCAAAATGCGTCCTTACATTTTCGGCGCACGTAACGGAATCCACATCATGGACCTGCAGCAGACAGTAAAGCTTTTCCGTAAAGCTCACGACTTCATTGCTGACTCTGTTGCTAAAGGCGGCAAGGTCCTTTTCATCGGCACCAAGCGTCAGGCTCAGGAAGCTATCGCTGCTGAAGCAAGCCGTGCAGGCATGTTCCACGTGACTCACCGCTGGATGGGCGGAACTCTTACCAACTTCCAGACCATCAAAAAAAGCATCGACCGCCTCAAAAAACTTGAAGAAATGTTCGAAGACGGCACTATCAACCGTTTCCCCAAAAAGGAAATCGTAATGATGGGTCGTGAGGTTAAGAAACTCAACCTCGCACTCGGCGGCATCAAAGACCTTAACGGTTCACCCTCAGTTGCTTTCGTCATTGATCCCAAGCGTGAGCAGATTGCTATTCAGGAATGCCGCAAGCTCGGTATCCCCGTAGTTGCAGTAGTAGACTCCAACTGCGATCCCGATATGGTTGACTACATCATTCCCGGTAACGATGACGCTATCCGCGCTATCAAGCTCTTCGCAGCACACATGGCTGATGCCTGCCTTGAAGGCGCAGCTCGCCGCAAGGAAGATAAAGCTATGGAAGCTGAAGAAACCAAAGCTGCTGAGAAAGCTGTAGAAACTGAAGCTAAAGCAGAAGAAACTCCTCAGGAGGCAAAATAA